From a region of the Odoribacter splanchnicus DSM 20712 genome:
- a CDS encoding TIGR04133 family radical SAM/SPASM protein, translated as MNNSISLRKRLGLELFRQKEQLIRQKHELHTLFWECTLRCNLACRHCGSDCKAISGQPDMPKEDFLKALDNITPQVDPHRVFIIFTGGEPLMRKDLEECGRACYRREYPWGLVTNGLLLSRQRLDRLLQAGLHSITVSLDGPEDAHNWLRRHPESFRRASQAIGMLSREKEIVWDVVSCINQQNIDTLPVFKEYLIELGVGQWRIFTIFPAGRAAQVPELQLSSSQFKKVLDFIRQTRQEGRIHVNFACEGFLGPYEAEVRDQFYRCHAGISVGSIRINGAISGCPSIRANYDQGNIYQDDFMEVWNNRFEKFRNREWARQGECADCNLFRYCEGNGMHLHDESGKLMTCHYHRL; from the coding sequence ATGAATAATTCCATCAGCCTCCGGAAACGCCTGGGCCTGGAACTCTTCCGACAAAAAGAACAGCTGATCCGGCAAAAACACGAATTACATACTCTTTTTTGGGAATGTACCCTTCGCTGTAATCTCGCTTGCCGGCATTGTGGCAGTGATTGCAAAGCGATTTCCGGGCAACCCGATATGCCAAAAGAAGACTTCTTAAAGGCTTTGGACAACATCACTCCACAGGTCGATCCCCACCGGGTTTTTATCATTTTCACGGGTGGAGAACCTCTGATGCGCAAAGATCTGGAAGAGTGTGGCCGGGCATGTTATCGCCGGGAATACCCCTGGGGATTGGTAACCAACGGTTTGTTATTATCCCGTCAGAGGCTGGACAGACTTTTACAAGCAGGCCTGCACAGCATTACCGTAAGTCTGGACGGACCGGAAGATGCCCACAACTGGTTACGCCGACATCCGGAAAGCTTTCGCCGGGCCAGTCAGGCTATCGGAATGCTGAGCCGGGAAAAAGAAATCGTATGGGATGTCGTCAGTTGTATCAATCAACAAAACATCGATACTCTCCCCGTTTTCAAAGAATATTTGATCGAACTAGGAGTCGGACAATGGCGTATCTTTACCATCTTTCCCGCAGGCAGAGCAGCACAAGTGCCTGAATTACAACTATCTTCTTCCCAATTCAAAAAAGTATTGGATTTTATCCGTCAAACCCGGCAAGAAGGTCGTATTCACGTCAATTTCGCTTGTGAAGGTTTTTTAGGTCCTTATGAAGCTGAAGTCCGTGACCAATTTTATCGTTGCCATGCCGGAATTTCTGTCGGATCTATCCGCATTAACGGAGCGATATCGGGTTGTCCCAGTATCCGGGCCAACTACGACCAAGGGAATATTTACCAGGATGATTTTATGGAAGTGTGGAACAACCGCTTCGAAAAATTCCGGAACCGGGAATGGGCCCGTCAGGGCGAATGTGCCGATTGCAACCTGTTCCGTTATTGCGAAGGAAATGGCATGCACCTACACGATGAATCCGGTAAGCTGATGACTTGCCATTA
- a CDS encoding radical SAM-associated putative lipoprotein, which produces MKTLHYRWNRSLNWILTTLLGFLGFSSCEDNGDDPGNIICMYGTPTASYTIKGKVTDQAGQALSDIQIIVSDMEFSYEPRPDFIPDTPYGSHPVNDTLYSGKEGEFETRQAAFPIDTVKYNLKINPDENNPYYQADSLKVTFLRKDLQGGEGWNRGNTTQEVKIILTPQKEEDHE; this is translated from the coding sequence ATGAAAACATTACATTATCGCTGGAATCGTAGCCTGAACTGGATATTGACTACTTTATTAGGATTTTTAGGTTTCTCCTCCTGTGAGGATAACGGGGACGATCCCGGTAACATCATATGTATGTACGGTACGCCGACAGCTTCCTATACCATCAAAGGAAAAGTCACCGATCAGGCAGGTCAGGCGCTATCCGATATTCAGATTATCGTGTCCGATATGGAATTCAGTTACGAACCCCGTCCTGATTTTATCCCCGATACCCCCTATGGAAGCCACCCGGTCAACGATACGTTATACTCCGGAAAAGAAGGAGAATTCGAAACCCGGCAAGCAGCGTTCCCGATCGATACGGTGAAGTATAATTTAAAAATCAACCCCGACGAAAATAATCCGTACTACCAGGCCGATTCTCTGAAAGTAACCTTCCTTCGTAAAGATTTACAGGGAGGTGAAGGCTGGAATAGGGGAAATACAACACAAGAAGTAAAAATCATACTGACTCCTCAAAAAGAAGAAGATCATGAATAA
- a CDS encoding porin family protein: MDRRDRFEELFRERLHNWECEPDSEQWKTLAGFLPLRPTRFSTRSIRRTAAIVTLLLLVGGGLLYDRLIPETTTEIVRNRIQPFIVDHIQIPQLTGTVTTDQIADSLLPVLTRKPIYTTGKTISTDKYKSQETKILPIVIASKALETDFSPVLIVRNTKTEPVKVRKASRKWHLGMGGGNFNIAGISSNSAGYPDYACNDHLQGNTPKPPLTKAGTSPISTRTLLSDLKPDKVKHSSPISFGISISRTLSDRWSFNTGLTYSYLRNQWRYESSDYDVLRQRLHMLGIPASFSYRLTHWERFYCYWSAGIVCEVNLSGKIYSAYKSQRRRIPGTLWSANTRIGIAYPIIRHVSVYAEGGFLWNLTPASEIQTIRSEQFFNLTGQIGFRLNF, encoded by the coding sequence ATGGATAGAAGAGACCGATTTGAAGAATTGTTCCGGGAACGGTTGCATAATTGGGAATGTGAACCGGATTCAGAACAATGGAAAACCCTCGCTGGTTTTCTTCCTCTACGACCTACCCGGTTTTCCACCAGATCCATACGCCGGACGGCAGCTATCGTAACCCTCCTTTTACTCGTGGGAGGCGGACTCTTATACGATCGTCTTATCCCGGAAACTACGACAGAAATAGTCCGAAACAGAATACAACCTTTTATTGTGGATCATATACAAATACCACAGCTTACCGGAACAGTTACGACGGATCAAATAGCCGATTCACTCCTCCCTGTTCTCACTCGAAAACCTATCTACACAACTGGAAAAACGATTTCAACGGATAAATATAAAAGTCAAGAAACTAAAATATTACCTATAGTCATTGCAAGTAAAGCTCTGGAAACAGATTTTTCACCGGTACTGATCGTCCGCAACACGAAAACCGAACCGGTAAAAGTCCGAAAGGCCTCACGGAAATGGCATTTGGGCATGGGAGGAGGTAATTTTAATATAGCCGGTATTTCCAGCAACTCCGCCGGCTATCCCGATTATGCCTGTAACGATCATCTTCAGGGGAATACCCCCAAACCTCCTCTGACGAAGGCCGGAACATCCCCTATTTCGACACGCACCCTGTTATCCGATCTGAAACCGGATAAAGTGAAGCATAGCTCTCCCATCTCTTTCGGAATAAGTATATCCCGCACGTTGTCGGACCGTTGGAGTTTCAATACCGGACTTACCTATAGCTATTTACGCAACCAGTGGCGATATGAAAGTTCGGATTACGATGTATTGCGTCAAAGATTGCACATGCTGGGAATCCCGGCATCTTTCAGTTATCGCCTGACCCATTGGGAACGTTTCTACTGTTATTGGTCTGCCGGTATTGTCTGTGAAGTTAATCTTTCAGGCAAAATCTATTCGGCCTATAAAAGTCAGCGTCGACGAATACCGGGTACGCTTTGGTCAGCGAACACACGAATAGGTATTGCCTACCCCATTATTCGCCATGTATCGGTCTATGCAGAAGGAGGATTTTTATGGAATCTGACCCCGGCCAGTGAAATACAAACGATTCGCTCGGAACAGTTTTTCAACCTCACGGGGCAAATCGGATTCCGTTTGAACTTTTAA
- a CDS encoding RNA polymerase sigma factor, translated as MDEVLLIQECLKGKRKAQGELYRRYAAKMMGVCMRYSRNRDMAHDLLQEGFIKVFTNLNEYSGNGSFEGWMRKIFINCALEKIRRSKVFPLTFPTEETEQETSFPNALEEISAQEMLDLIHRLPPGYQTIFNLFAIEGFSHKEIGAMLRITEGTSRSQYARARYTLQQMIKNLY; from the coding sequence ATGGATGAAGTGTTACTGATTCAGGAATGCCTTAAAGGAAAGCGGAAAGCTCAGGGAGAACTATACCGACGATACGCCGCTAAAATGATGGGCGTATGTATGCGCTATTCCCGCAACCGGGATATGGCACACGATCTGTTACAGGAAGGTTTTATAAAGGTATTTACGAATCTGAACGAATATAGCGGAAATGGGAGTTTCGAGGGGTGGATGCGGAAAATTTTTATTAATTGTGCCCTGGAAAAAATCCGTAGATCCAAAGTTTTCCCTCTGACCTTCCCCACTGAGGAGACAGAACAGGAAACTTCTTTTCCCAATGCTTTAGAAGAAATATCGGCCCAGGAAATGCTGGATTTAATTCATCGTTTACCTCCGGGATATCAAACGATTTTCAACCTGTTTGCGATCGAAGGATTCTCACACAAGGAAATCGGAGCTATGCTCCGAATCACAGAAGGTACTTCCCGATCACAATATGCCAGGGCACGTTATACTTTACAACAAATGATAAAAAATTTATATTGA
- a CDS encoding YggS family pyridoxal phosphate-dependent enzyme, with protein MMLNIKENIEEIVKTLPEGVRLIAVSKTKPVEYIEEAYAGGQRAFGENRPQEMAAKYRQLPKDIEWHMIGQLQEKNVKYIASFVKLIHSVDSLKLLQKIDREALKNERMIDCLLEFHIAEEETKSGLNWEEACRLLESDEFKVLEHIRIVGVMGIATYTEDREQIRKEFRELHRIFGLLKATYFQEEESFKELSMGMSGDYPIAVEEGSTMVRVGSAVFGARDYNNK; from the coding sequence ATGATGTTAAATATCAAGGAAAATATAGAAGAGATTGTGAAAACGTTACCGGAAGGGGTCAGGCTGATTGCCGTATCGAAGACGAAACCGGTGGAGTATATTGAAGAAGCTTATGCAGGGGGACAGCGTGCTTTCGGTGAAAACCGGCCACAGGAAATGGCTGCTAAATACCGGCAACTGCCCAAGGATATTGAATGGCATATGATCGGACAGCTACAAGAGAAGAATGTAAAATACATTGCTTCTTTTGTGAAATTGATTCATTCCGTGGATAGCCTGAAATTATTGCAAAAAATCGATCGTGAAGCGTTGAAAAACGAACGTATGATCGATTGTCTGCTGGAATTTCATATTGCTGAAGAAGAGACTAAATCCGGTCTGAACTGGGAGGAGGCGTGCAGGCTGCTTGAAAGTGATGAGTTTAAAGTGTTGGAGCATATCCGGATTGTCGGGGTCATGGGGATCGCAACCTATACCGAAGACCGTGAACAGATCCGAAAGGAATTCCGGGAACTTCACCGGATATTCGGGTTGTTGAAAGCGACGTATTTCCAGGAGGAAGAAAGTTTTAAGGAATTGTCCATGGGGATGTCCGGGGATTATCCGATCGCTGTTGAAGAAGGAAGTACGATGGTGAGGGTGGGAAGTGCGGTTTTTGGAGCCAGAGATTATAACAATAAATAA
- a CDS encoding dihydroorotate dehydrogenase-like protein encodes MVNLKTKFIGLELKSPIIAGSCGLTSEVSKIEEIALSGAGAIVLKSIFEEQINMDASKALTDNSYPESADYIQNYIRANTVQQHIDLVKAVKNKVNIPVIASINCLRDGEWISFASELEKAGADALELNAFILPMDEFAESVEVENMYFDIVKHVKKVVKIPVIVKISHYFTNLPAFVSKLKAYGADAVTIFNRFYEPDIDIERIAVGAASVFSMPADLRTTLRWTGILSGKDKLLQLSSSTGVHNGEAVVKLLLAGATTVQVCSAMYEQGIGTIRTMNHFLNSWMDKKGFESIDEFRGRLSYADAGNAARYERAQFMKYFSDHK; translated from the coding sequence ATGGTAAATTTGAAGACAAAATTTATCGGATTGGAATTGAAGAGTCCGATTATTGCCGGGAGCTGTGGCTTGACTTCCGAGGTCAGTAAGATTGAAGAAATTGCTTTAAGCGGGGCCGGAGCTATAGTGTTGAAATCCATATTTGAAGAACAAATAAATATGGATGCATCTAAAGCATTGACCGATAATAGTTATCCTGAAAGTGCCGATTATATCCAGAACTATATTCGGGCTAATACTGTCCAGCAACATATCGATTTGGTGAAAGCAGTGAAAAATAAAGTGAATATCCCTGTTATCGCCAGTATCAATTGCTTACGGGACGGGGAATGGATTAGTTTTGCCAGTGAACTGGAAAAAGCCGGTGCCGATGCGCTCGAGTTGAATGCCTTTATCCTGCCGATGGATGAGTTTGCTGAGAGTGTGGAGGTTGAAAACATGTATTTCGACATCGTTAAACATGTGAAAAAGGTGGTTAAAATTCCGGTAATTGTCAAGATCAGCCATTATTTTACGAATTTGCCGGCTTTTGTGAGTAAGCTGAAAGCTTATGGTGCGGATGCCGTTACTATTTTCAATCGCTTTTACGAACCAGATATCGATATCGAACGGATAGCTGTCGGAGCGGCTTCTGTGTTCAGTATGCCGGCCGATTTGAGGACAACTTTGCGCTGGACCGGAATTCTGTCGGGGAAAGATAAACTTTTGCAACTTTCTTCTTCAACAGGTGTTCATAATGGAGAAGCTGTTGTGAAGCTTTTACTGGCGGGGGCGACTACTGTGCAGGTATGTTCGGCTATGTATGAACAGGGAATCGGTACGATCCGTACGATGAATCATTTTTTGAATAGCTGGATGGATAAAAAAGGCTTTGAGTCGATAGATGAATTCCGGGGAAGATTATCCTATGCCGATGCAGGTAATGCTGCCCGCTATGAGAGAGCACAGTTTATGAAATATTTTAGTGATCATAAATAA
- a CDS encoding transglutaminase-like domain-containing protein: MKCVLGLFMLCLLACTENKYAGIPEKYHALLDQALVKAGDNATELTAALKNAPDNQKEGMAFLIAYMPERDLKELTADFLLENTAYAYQAREKYVWAREIPDTVFLNDVLPYVSLNETREGWRKEFYERFGKYVQHCKTIFEAIDSVNRNVRDEVLVDYNTKREKPDQSPFESMRQHMASCTGLSILLTDAFRAVGIPSRVAGTPNWHDERGNHNWTEVWADGNWYFTEFYFPGQLNNAWFFADAGKAVKNDQQKAIYASSFKPTGTYFPLVWDENIRYVPAANVTDFYTDLYKSHLETISADGNHVPLRIMMFTDNACVQNSEDRVAANLDIFCGKLQMGGGRTAGPTQDMNDVLTFMLEKNQTYTVKYANEAGKMKEVEVKLGEQPVELKLYMK, from the coding sequence ATGAAGTGTGTACTAGGGTTGTTTATGCTCTGTCTGTTAGCTTGTACGGAGAATAAATATGCAGGTATTCCTGAGAAATATCATGCCTTGTTGGATCAGGCATTGGTAAAAGCCGGGGATAATGCAACCGAATTGACAGCGGCATTGAAAAATGCTCCTGATAACCAAAAGGAAGGGATGGCTTTCCTGATTGCTTATATGCCGGAAAGAGATTTAAAGGAATTGACAGCGGATTTTTTATTGGAGAATACAGCCTATGCTTATCAGGCTCGTGAAAAATACGTTTGGGCCAGAGAGATTCCCGATACTGTTTTTCTGAATGATGTACTGCCTTATGTCAGCCTGAATGAAACCCGTGAAGGGTGGAGAAAGGAATTTTACGAACGTTTCGGGAAGTATGTACAGCATTGTAAGACGATTTTTGAAGCCATCGATTCGGTCAACCGGAATGTCCGGGATGAAGTATTGGTCGATTATAATACCAAACGTGAAAAACCGGATCAGAGTCCGTTCGAATCCATGCGGCAGCATATGGCTTCCTGTACCGGATTATCGATCTTGCTGACGGATGCTTTCCGGGCTGTCGGAATTCCTTCACGGGTGGCCGGTACTCCCAATTGGCACGACGAACGGGGCAATCATAACTGGACCGAGGTTTGGGCAGACGGAAACTGGTATTTTACGGAATTTTATTTTCCCGGTCAACTGAACAATGCCTGGTTTTTTGCCGATGCCGGGAAAGCGGTAAAAAACGATCAGCAGAAAGCTATTTATGCTTCTTCGTTTAAACCGACCGGAACCTATTTCCCTTTGGTATGGGATGAGAATATTCGTTATGTACCTGCTGCGAATGTAACTGATTTCTATACCGATCTATATAAATCGCATCTGGAAACGATCTCTGCGGATGGTAACCATGTTCCGTTGAGAATTATGATGTTTACAGATAATGCCTGTGTACAGAACTCGGAGGACCGGGTGGCTGCCAATCTGGATATTTTTTGCGGTAAATTGCAAATGGGAGGCGGGCGTACTGCCGGACCGACTCAGGATATGAATGATGTGCTCACCTTTATGTTAGAGAAAAATCAAACCTATACGGTGAAATATGCAAATGAAGCCGGAAAGATGAAGGAAGTGGAGGTAAAACTGGGCGAACAACCTGTCGAACTGAAGTTATATATGAAATAA
- a CDS encoding HesA/MoeB/ThiF family protein — protein sequence MGEKERYARHLILEEIGEPGQEKLKRAKVLVVGAGGLGSPVLLYLTAAGIGRIGILDNDIVSESNLQRQILYDTQCLGALKVEVAARKLQALNPYTTIVPYAQRLTSENTFIIAEYDLVIDATDNLPSRYLIDEACVRYGKPFVYGSICEFKGQVSVFNYQGGPTYRDLYEYHDAIAEFQQPQGVIGALPGVVGSIQANEAIKLILGSQDTLSGKLLLIDLLKGSFQTMNFIN from the coding sequence ATGGGAGAAAAAGAACGCTATGCCAGGCATTTGATTTTGGAAGAAATCGGAGAGCCTGGACAAGAAAAATTGAAACGGGCGAAAGTATTGGTTGTAGGAGCCGGCGGATTAGGTTCCCCCGTCTTACTCTATTTGACTGCTGCCGGAATCGGCCGGATCGGTATACTCGACAATGATATAGTCTCGGAGAGTAATCTTCAACGTCAGATTCTCTACGATACCCAATGTTTAGGAGCCCTGAAGGTCGAAGTCGCTGCCCGGAAGCTTCAGGCTTTAAATCCCTATACAACTATTGTACCCTACGCTCAGCGGCTGACTTCGGAAAACACTTTTATCATCGCTGAATACGATCTGGTAATAGACGCAACCGATAATCTGCCTTCCCGTTACCTGATCGACGAAGCCTGCGTCCGATACGGTAAACCGTTCGTTTATGGAAGTATTTGTGAGTTTAAAGGTCAGGTTTCCGTTTTTAATTACCAGGGAGGTCCTACTTACCGTGACCTTTACGAATACCATGATGCTATCGCTGAGTTTCAGCAACCACAAGGCGTCATCGGCGCATTACCGGGAGTCGTCGGTTCGATCCAGGCTAATGAAGCCATCAAGCTTATCCTGGGAAGCCAGGATACTCTTTCCGGCAAATTACTGCTGATCGATCTGTTGAAAGGCAGTTTCCAAACCATGAACTTTATAAACTAA
- the thiH gene encoding 2-iminoacetate synthase ThiH: MFSEELEKYSWEETTREIYSKTAADVELALSKSQLAIDDFMALISPAAEKYLEPMAALSQKYTLQRFGKTISMYIPLYITNSCTNFCVYCGFNHNNPLKRVILNEEEILNELHAIKKLGNFENLLIVTGENPKEAGVDYLERALQLAHPLFANLSIEVMPLKAEDYKRLTHSGLNGVVCFQETYNRARYNVYHPKGMKSKFDWRVNGFDRMGQAHVHKIGLGVLIGLEEWRTDVTMMARHLRYLQKHYWQTKYSVNFPRMRPSEGHFQPNVILEDRALAQLIFAFRIFDHDVDISISTREGAEFRNNMLPLGITSLSAGSKTEPGGYFTYPQALEQFHISDERTPEEVADSIRQKGYEPVWKDWDGWM; encoded by the coding sequence ATGTTTTCGGAAGAACTTGAAAAATATTCCTGGGAAGAAACGACCCGGGAAATCTACTCTAAAACAGCCGCCGATGTAGAACTGGCTTTAAGTAAAAGCCAGTTGGCCATCGACGATTTTATGGCCCTGATTTCTCCGGCTGCAGAGAAATACCTGGAACCGATGGCCGCATTAAGCCAAAAATATACCTTACAAAGATTCGGGAAAACCATATCGATGTATATCCCCTTGTATATCACTAATTCGTGTACAAATTTCTGTGTCTATTGCGGATTCAATCACAACAATCCCCTCAAACGGGTCATCCTCAATGAGGAAGAGATTCTCAATGAATTGCATGCTATCAAAAAACTGGGAAATTTTGAAAATTTATTGATCGTTACAGGGGAGAATCCGAAGGAGGCCGGTGTCGACTATCTGGAACGCGCATTGCAGTTGGCCCATCCTCTTTTTGCTAACCTTTCTATTGAAGTAATGCCTCTGAAAGCAGAAGATTATAAACGTCTTACGCATTCAGGATTAAATGGAGTGGTTTGTTTTCAGGAGACCTATAACCGGGCACGCTATAACGTTTATCATCCGAAAGGCATGAAATCCAAATTCGACTGGCGGGTCAACGGTTTCGACCGTATGGGGCAAGCCCATGTACACAAAATCGGTTTGGGAGTTTTAATCGGTCTGGAGGAATGGCGTACGGATGTAACTATGATGGCCCGCCACCTGCGTTACCTGCAAAAACATTACTGGCAAACCAAATACAGCGTCAATTTTCCACGGATGCGTCCTTCGGAAGGCCATTTCCAGCCTAATGTTATCCTGGAGGACCGTGCCTTGGCCCAATTGATCTTCGCTTTCCGTATATTCGACCATGATGTCGATATCTCGATTTCTACCCGGGAAGGGGCCGAGTTCCGCAATAATATGCTCCCTTTGGGTATTACTTCCCTGAGTGCCGGATCGAAAACCGAACCCGGAGGGTATTTCACTTATCCTCAGGCTCTGGAACAATTCCACATCAGTGACGAACGCACTCCTGAGGAAGTTGCCGACAGTATACGTCAAAAAGGATACGAACCGGTATGGAAAGACTGGGACGGATGGATGTAA
- a CDS encoding thiazole synthase, with product METLKIADKTFTSRLFTGTGKFSSNQVMEEAIIASESQLVTVAMKRIRMEDKNDDMLKHILRPGVQLLPNTSGVRDAKEAIFAAQLSREAFGTNWLKLEIHPDPRYLLPDPVETLKATEELAKLGFIVLPYCQADPVLCKRLEDAGAATVMPLGAPIGTNQGLQTREFLRIIIEQSNIPVVVDAGIGAPSHAAEAMELGADAVLVNTAIAVAGNPVEMAKAFKVAVEAGRMAYEAGLAGKSIAAEASSPLTAFLK from the coding sequence ATGGAAACACTCAAAATTGCAGATAAAACCTTTACTTCCCGCTTATTCACCGGAACCGGAAAATTCTCTTCCAATCAAGTGATGGAAGAAGCGATAATCGCTTCTGAAAGTCAATTGGTTACCGTAGCCATGAAACGGATCCGGATGGAAGATAAGAACGACGATATGTTAAAGCACATTCTCCGTCCAGGTGTACAATTATTACCCAACACCTCCGGCGTACGGGATGCCAAGGAAGCCATTTTTGCCGCTCAATTATCCCGGGAAGCTTTCGGTACCAACTGGCTGAAACTGGAAATTCATCCCGATCCCCGCTATCTGCTGCCCGATCCGGTAGAAACCCTGAAAGCCACCGAAGAACTGGCTAAGCTGGGGTTTATTGTACTTCCTTACTGTCAGGCCGACCCGGTATTGTGTAAACGTCTGGAAGATGCCGGAGCCGCAACGGTGATGCCTTTAGGAGCACCTATCGGTACGAATCAGGGGTTACAAACCCGTGAATTTTTACGTATCATCATCGAACAAAGCAATATTCCGGTAGTCGTAGATGCCGGTATCGGTGCTCCCAGCCATGCTGCAGAAGCGATGGAATTAGGAGCAGATGCAGTACTTGTAAACACAGCGATAGCCGTCGCAGGCAATCCGGTGGAAATGGCCAAAGCTTTTAAGGTAGCCGTCGAAGCCGGACGGATGGCTTATGAGGCCGGACTAGCCGGAAAAAGTATCGCTGCCGAAGCAAGCAGTCCTCTGACCGCTTTCTTGAAATAA
- a CDS encoding thiamine phosphate synthase — protein MKIIVITSPTPVKDEAAICNHLFTHGLKYLHLRKPGASAEVYERFIRQIFPVYRNRIVLHEHYELVKKYRLHGIHLKYPQANEYIYYIQQYAVSISCHRVDEIRQLPFRPAYCFLSPIFDSISKTGYRSRFGQLPDLSDIDCPVIALGGLEPDKTGLCRRAGFEGIAVLGYLWNNPDEAIERYIRLKTPFVLSIAGFDPSSGAGIGADLKTFEATGSYGLGVCSALTFQNEDTFTGVHWTAWEDIKKQCDLLLQKYNVEFLKIGLIESFEILDRLLDYLLDQDKRLKIIWDPILKASAGFSFHRYTPEDQERLKRILDRVYLITPNTDELYRLFGEGITPDRLQIVCRDHHLNILWKGGHNAGVDATDVLFQPDRTTNFSVPRSRYTKHGTGCTLSSALLSALAQGDALATSCNKAQLYVSRFIESNNSLLGYHCIGKYTPDSKPWLGELSLQYITAPKEGMTLCEQVEAVCQGGMRWIQLRMKGASLAEMLCEGRKVKEICRRHRALFIINDRVDVARLLEADGVHLGKEDMDPWEARRILGPGKIVGATCNTWDDILLRQKQQVDYIGLGPYAFTTTKEKLSPVLGLEGYRFLLGRMQENKISIPVFAIGGITETDIPPLMQTGIQGIALSGLIKNSPDLKRQTIKILNLLNS, from the coding sequence ATGAAAATAATCGTCATTACTTCACCCACTCCGGTCAAAGACGAAGCAGCCATTTGTAATCATCTCTTTACACACGGCCTGAAGTACCTGCATTTAAGAAAACCGGGTGCTTCAGCCGAAGTGTATGAAAGATTTATCCGGCAGATTTTCCCTGTCTACCGGAACAGGATCGTACTTCACGAGCATTATGAATTAGTGAAAAAATATCGGTTGCACGGAATACATTTAAAGTATCCACAAGCGAATGAATATATCTACTATATTCAGCAATATGCCGTGAGTATCTCTTGTCACCGTGTGGATGAAATCCGGCAACTTCCTTTCCGTCCTGCCTATTGTTTTCTGAGTCCTATTTTCGATAGTATCTCCAAAACGGGATACCGGAGCCGATTCGGGCAATTACCGGACTTATCGGACATCGATTGTCCTGTGATCGCCTTGGGAGGCCTCGAGCCTGATAAAACCGGCTTATGCCGCCGAGCCGGTTTCGAAGGAATCGCCGTTTTAGGGTACCTTTGGAATAATCCCGATGAAGCTATCGAAAGATACATCCGCCTGAAAACTCCATTCGTACTCAGTATCGCAGGGTTCGATCCCTCCTCGGGTGCAGGAATCGGTGCCGATTTGAAAACTTTCGAAGCCACGGGAAGTTATGGATTGGGCGTTTGTTCGGCTCTGACTTTTCAAAATGAAGACACTTTTACCGGAGTACATTGGACCGCCTGGGAGGATATCAAAAAACAATGTGATTTATTATTGCAAAAGTACAATGTCGAATTTCTGAAAATCGGACTGATCGAAAGTTTCGAAATCCTGGACCGGTTATTGGATTATTTGCTCGATCAGGACAAACGACTCAAAATAATCTGGGACCCTATCCTGAAAGCCAGTGCCGGTTTTTCATTTCACCGGTATACCCCCGAAGATCAGGAAAGACTAAAACGCATCCTTGACCGTGTTTATCTTATCACCCCGAATACGGACGAACTTTACCGATTATTCGGAGAAGGAATCACTCCCGATCGGTTACAAATCGTCTGTCGGGATCACCACCTGAATATCCTCTGGAAAGGAGGACACAACGCTGGAGTGGATGCTACCGACGTCTTATTCCAACCCGACCGGACGACTAATTTCTCGGTTCCCCGTAGTCGGTACACCAAACACGGAACCGGTTGTACCCTATCGTCGGCCCTCCTGTCAGCCCTGGCTCAAGGAGATGCCCTAGCTACTTCCTGTAATAAAGCACAGCTCTATGTATCCCGCTTTATCGAAAGCAACAACAGCCTGTTAGGTTATCATTGCATTGGAAAATATACTCCCGACTCAAAGCCCTGGCTCGGTGAATTGTCTTTGCAGTATATCACCGCTCCCAAAGAAGGGATGACCCTCTGCGAGCAGGTTGAAGCGGTCTGTCAGGGAGGAATGCGCTGGATTCAACTCCGTATGAAAGGAGCCTCCCTCGCCGAAATGCTCTGTGAAGGGAGAAAGGTAAAAGAGATTTGCCGGCGTCACCGGGCACTCTTTATTATCAACGATCGGGTCGACGTCGCCCGTTTACTGGAAGCCGACGGTGTGCACCTGGGCAAAGAGGATATGGATCCATGGGAAGCCAGGCGGATACTGGGCCCCGGTAAGATCGTCGGTGCCACTTGTAACACCTGGGATGACATCCTGCTCCGGCAAAAACAGCAGGTCGACTATATCGGTCTGGGGCCTTATGCTTTTACCACAACGAAAGAGAAACTCAGTCCGGTCCTCGGATTGGAAGGTTACCGGTTTCTATTGGGCCGAATGCAGGAAAATAAGATTTCGATTCCGGTCTTCGCTATCGGCGGAATAACGGAAACCGATATTCCGCCGCTAATGCAAACAGGTATTCAGGGAATCGCTTTATCGGGCCTGATCAAAAATAGTCCTGACCTAAAAAGGCAAACAATAAAAATATTAAATTTATTAAATTCATAA